In Halobacillus amylolyticus, the following proteins share a genomic window:
- the folD gene encoding bifunctional methylenetetrahydrofolate dehydrogenase/methenyltetrahydrofolate cyclohydrolase FolD, whose product MSAEIIYGKQLAEELRQEMKEEVTELSKQGIHPKLVVVILGEDPASMSYVKGKQRASEKVGMDSELMELSEETPESELLTIINQLNNDETVHGILVQLPLPKQIDEQKVIEAIDPSKDVDGFHPSNAGRLMTGQETFYPCTPYGILVMLKRAHIDIEGKHVVIIGRSNLVGKPVGQLLLNEHATVTHCHSRTKNLREHTKRADILIVAAGKADLVTGEDISEGAVVIDVGVNRVDGKLTGDVDFESAKEKASHITPVPKGVGPMTITMLLHNTIKAAKWIHQK is encoded by the coding sequence ATGTCAGCTGAAATTATTTACGGGAAACAATTAGCAGAAGAACTTCGACAAGAGATGAAGGAAGAGGTTACAGAATTATCAAAGCAGGGTATTCATCCGAAATTAGTTGTCGTAATCCTTGGTGAGGACCCAGCATCCATGTCATATGTAAAAGGGAAGCAGCGGGCTTCCGAAAAAGTAGGCATGGACTCTGAACTGATGGAGCTCTCTGAAGAAACTCCTGAGTCAGAGTTATTAACGATTATCAATCAATTAAATAACGATGAAACGGTACATGGAATTCTTGTGCAATTGCCATTGCCTAAGCAGATTGACGAGCAAAAAGTTATTGAAGCGATAGATCCTAGTAAAGATGTGGATGGCTTTCATCCTAGTAATGCAGGGCGTTTGATGACAGGGCAGGAAACGTTCTATCCTTGTACACCCTACGGAATTTTGGTCATGTTAAAGCGCGCCCATATTGATATAGAAGGCAAGCATGTAGTTATTATTGGAAGGAGTAATCTTGTCGGGAAACCGGTCGGACAACTATTGTTAAATGAACATGCAACCGTGACACACTGTCATTCTAGGACGAAAAACTTGCGTGAGCATACAAAACGGGCAGATATTCTAATTGTAGCAGCTGGAAAAGCTGATTTAGTTACAGGTGAGGATATATCTGAAGGTGCTGTGGTTATAGACGTTGGTGTAAACCGTGTGGATGGCAAGTTGACAGGGGACGTGGATTTTGAGTCGGCTAAAGAGAAAGCCTCACATATAACGCCCGTTCCTAAAGGGGTAGGACCGATGACAATCACCATGTTGCTTCATAACACTATTAAAGCCGCAAAGTGGATTCACCAAAAGTAA
- the dxs gene encoding 1-deoxy-D-xylulose-5-phosphate synthase, with translation MDLYKIKEPSVLKEMSISQLEALSLDVRKFLIENLSATGGHLGANLGVVELTLALHKVFESPKDRLLFDVGHQSYIHKILTGRAGQFDTLRQYKGLCGFPKRNESEHDVWETGHSSTSLSAAMGMAIARDLNNESHSIVPIIGDGALTGGMALEALNHIGDEKKNVTVILNDNEMSIARNVGALHGALARMRSAGKYNRAKDDLEWLLKRIPAVGGKLAQAAERLKDSMKYFVVPGMFFEELGFTYYGPVDGHDYHDLFENLTYAKKTSGPVIVHVITQKGKGYHPAENDNKDKWHGVGPYKIESGEKIKPIDAPPAWSEVISETLRKEARVDKRVVAVTPAMVLGSKLEKFGEEFPDRLFDVGIAEQHATTLSAGLATQGMKPFLAIYSTFLQRGYDQLIHDVARQNLNVTFGIDRAGLVGADGETHQGVFDVAFLRSVPNMVVMMPKDENEGQHLVHTAISYDDGPIAIRYPRGNGLGVKMDERLKTVPIGSWEVLKEGTDAVILTFGTTIPMALTASEQLSKEGVSVRVVNARFIKPMDEAMLHDIMKAKLPILTIEEAVLKGGFGSGVLEFKEEHNYVSWVNRLGVPDRFIEHGSVAKLWEEIGLTEDNVKKQVKAIIPNKKLRA, from the coding sequence ATGGATCTGTATAAAATTAAAGAGCCTTCAGTTTTGAAGGAAATGTCAATTAGTCAATTAGAAGCACTATCCCTAGATGTTCGCAAATTTCTCATTGAGAATCTATCTGCTACAGGCGGTCATTTAGGCGCTAACTTAGGTGTTGTAGAACTTACTTTAGCACTTCACAAAGTATTTGAAAGCCCGAAAGATCGTTTATTGTTTGATGTCGGACATCAGTCTTATATTCATAAAATATTGACAGGACGAGCCGGTCAATTCGATACATTAAGACAATATAAAGGTCTCTGTGGATTTCCTAAAAGGAATGAAAGTGAACACGATGTTTGGGAAACAGGGCATAGTTCTACATCATTATCAGCTGCAATGGGAATGGCCATTGCCCGCGATTTAAATAATGAATCACACTCCATTGTGCCAATTATAGGAGATGGCGCCCTTACTGGCGGGATGGCCTTAGAAGCTCTCAACCATATTGGGGATGAAAAAAAGAATGTAACCGTTATCTTAAATGATAATGAAATGTCTATTGCAAGGAACGTGGGTGCTTTACATGGCGCACTAGCACGAATGAGAAGTGCGGGTAAATATAATCGGGCGAAAGACGATCTTGAGTGGCTGTTGAAAAGAATTCCCGCTGTAGGCGGAAAGCTTGCTCAGGCTGCTGAAAGATTAAAAGACAGTATGAAATATTTTGTTGTTCCCGGAATGTTTTTTGAAGAGTTAGGGTTTACGTATTATGGTCCTGTAGACGGGCATGATTATCATGATTTGTTCGAAAATTTAACCTATGCTAAAAAGACAAGCGGCCCGGTTATCGTTCACGTTATTACTCAAAAGGGCAAAGGGTATCATCCAGCTGAAAATGATAATAAAGACAAATGGCACGGAGTAGGCCCATATAAAATTGAGTCAGGAGAAAAAATTAAACCAATTGATGCTCCACCGGCATGGAGTGAAGTCATCAGTGAAACATTGAGAAAAGAAGCAAGGGTTGATAAGAGGGTTGTAGCCGTCACCCCAGCCATGGTACTTGGTTCTAAGCTTGAGAAGTTTGGAGAGGAATTCCCGGATCGATTATTTGACGTCGGAATCGCAGAACAGCATGCAACAACCTTATCAGCGGGCCTAGCTACACAGGGGATGAAACCATTCTTAGCGATTTACTCTACATTCTTACAACGCGGGTATGATCAGCTGATTCATGATGTGGCCAGGCAAAATCTTAATGTTACATTCGGGATCGACCGTGCCGGTTTAGTTGGCGCCGATGGGGAAACCCACCAAGGTGTGTTTGATGTGGCTTTCCTTCGTTCAGTTCCTAATATGGTTGTTATGATGCCAAAGGATGAAAATGAAGGACAACACCTTGTTCATACAGCGATTTCCTATGATGATGGCCCGATTGCGATTCGTTATCCGCGGGGGAACGGACTAGGCGTTAAGATGGATGAGCGATTAAAAACCGTTCCTATCGGCAGCTGGGAGGTCCTAAAGGAAGGTACAGATGCAGTGATTCTTACATTTGGTACAACCATTCCGATGGCTCTGACTGCTAGTGAACAGCTTAGTAAAGAGGGAGTCTCCGTTCGGGTGGTCAATGCTCGCTTTATTAAACCGATGGATGAAGCCATGCTCCATGATATTATGAAGGCAAAGCTGCCTATTTTAACAATTGAAGAAGCTGTCCTTAAGGGTGGCTTTGGTTCGGGTGTGCTTGAATTTAAAGAAGAGCATAACTATGTTTCCTGGGTAAATCGTCTTGGAGTTCCTGATCGATTTATTGAACACGGCAGTGTGGCGAAGTTGTGGGAAGAAATTGGCTTAACTGAAGACAATGTAAAAAAACAGGTTAAAGCGATCATTCCAAATAAAAAACTGAGGGCCTAA
- a CDS encoding exodeoxyribonuclease VII small subunit yields the protein MTNQETELTFEQAMEQLEELVEKLEAGDVPLEKAIQYYQDGMRLSKLCNEKLGRVEEQMQQVLNEHGEFVPYEVQEDE from the coding sequence ATGACGAATCAAGAGACTGAACTTACTTTTGAACAAGCAATGGAGCAATTGGAGGAACTGGTAGAAAAGCTTGAAGCAGGAGATGTTCCTTTAGAAAAAGCGATTCAGTATTACCAGGATGGGATGAGGCTATCTAAGCTATGTAATGAAAAACTTGGCCGTGTTGAAGAACAGATGCAGCAAGTGTTGAATGAACACGGAGAATTTGTTCCTTATGAAGTTCAGGAGGATGAGTAA
- the nusB gene encoding transcription antitermination factor NusB: MKRRIAREKAFQALFQIDSSEINADEAIEHVVDEQIHDAFLNQLVHGVVTHKEDIDQWIGNHLENWSFPRLARVEKTLLRMAAYEMRYSEDVPAQVAINEAIELAKVFGEDQSGKFINGVLSKMV; the protein is encoded by the coding sequence ATGAAACGACGCATAGCTAGGGAAAAAGCTTTTCAGGCTCTTTTTCAAATAGATTCAAGCGAAATAAATGCAGATGAAGCGATTGAACATGTGGTAGATGAGCAAATTCACGATGCCTTTTTAAATCAACTGGTACATGGGGTTGTGACACACAAAGAAGACATTGATCAGTGGATAGGAAATCATCTTGAGAATTGGTCATTTCCTCGACTGGCCCGTGTTGAAAAAACATTACTTCGCATGGCTGCCTATGAAATGAGATACAGTGAAGATGTTCCAGCACAAGTGGCTATTAATGAAGCGATTGAGTTAGCGAAAGTTTTTGGTGAGGATCAATCAGGAAAGTTTATTAATGGTGTTTTATCGAAAATGGTCTAG
- the spoIIIAE gene encoding stage III sporulation protein AE: MVSASAPQDAVPSLMEHVSTEELEESLQQLNQQYGDYLPDISIDDFRDLAKEKGASDPKGWVSGILSFLFHELLVNGKLLASLLFLTLFSTLLQAMQSSFENTVVSRIAYMVIYLVLIALALESFGLVIDYTIGAINQMSSFMIGLLPLLLGIMASFSHLMSFSFFHPIIVVLVQSSGLLVKFLLVPLFSSSALLLIVGTLNDTYKVDQLAELLRKTGMAIMGAYLTIFLGVISVQGTVTAVQDGVTMKTARFVTGNFVPVVGRLFTDATDTILGASLVLKNTLGLAGVIILLGIAVFPALKVFAIALIYKLAAALLQPLGDGPVITAMAIVSRHIMYIFAALLMVSMMFFLVIVIMVAASNITMMVR; this comes from the coding sequence CTGTACCTTCCTTAATGGAGCATGTTTCTACAGAGGAGCTTGAGGAGAGTTTGCAACAGCTCAATCAACAATATGGCGATTATTTACCAGATATTTCGATAGATGATTTTCGCGACTTGGCGAAAGAGAAAGGAGCTAGTGACCCAAAAGGATGGGTGTCTGGCATACTGTCTTTTCTTTTTCATGAATTGTTGGTGAACGGAAAGTTGTTAGCCTCTCTGCTGTTTCTGACTTTATTTAGTACGCTGCTTCAAGCTATGCAGTCTTCGTTTGAAAATACAGTTGTTAGTCGGATTGCCTATATGGTGATTTATCTCGTATTAATTGCGCTTGCACTAGAAAGTTTTGGACTAGTTATTGATTACACAATCGGGGCTATTAATCAAATGAGTAGTTTCATGATTGGACTACTGCCTTTGCTCCTTGGCATTATGGCATCATTCAGCCACCTTATGTCTTTCTCGTTTTTTCACCCCATCATTGTCGTTCTTGTTCAATCGAGCGGGTTGTTAGTTAAATTCTTACTGGTCCCGCTTTTTTCCTCTTCAGCCTTACTTTTAATTGTCGGTACGTTAAATGATACCTATAAGGTGGATCAATTGGCTGAATTATTAAGGAAAACAGGAATGGCGATCATGGGTGCTTATTTAACTATATTCCTTGGGGTTATATCTGTACAAGGAACAGTAACAGCCGTTCAGGATGGTGTAACGATGAAGACAGCGCGGTTTGTCACAGGAAATTTCGTGCCTGTGGTCGGACGCTTGTTCACGGATGCTACAGACACCATCCTTGGTGCTTCTCTAGTGTTGAAAAATACTTTAGGTCTTGCTGGGGTTATTATTCTTCTCGGCATTGCAGTATTTCCGGCACTGAAAGTTTTCGCGATTGCCTTGATTTATAAATTGGCGGCCGCTCTACTGCAGCCTTTAGGTGATGGACCTGTTATTACAGCGATGGCCATCGTTAGTCGTCATATCATGTACATTTTCGCGGCGTTACTTATGGTCTCCATGATGTTTTTTCTTGTCATTGTTATTATGGTCGCTGCTAGTAATATAACCATGATGGTTCGATAA
- a CDS encoding Asp23/Gls24 family envelope stress response protein has translation MSEKQLLNVTEGSTLGNVEIAPEVIEVIAGIAVSEVAGVASMRGNFASGVVERLGKKNHGKGVKVELTEEGILIEAFVVMDYGISIPDTAKKIQDNTRQALKNMTALEIKEINVHIVGVQMEGKEEEFEVEEV, from the coding sequence GTGAGTGAGAAGCAACTGCTAAACGTTACAGAGGGGTCCACACTTGGTAATGTAGAAATTGCTCCAGAAGTCATTGAAGTTATAGCTGGTATTGCTGTTTCAGAAGTCGCAGGTGTCGCTTCCATGCGAGGGAATTTTGCTTCAGGTGTGGTCGAGCGCCTTGGCAAAAAGAACCATGGTAAGGGTGTAAAAGTAGAGCTCACGGAAGAAGGAATTTTAATTGAAGCTTTTGTTGTAATGGACTATGGGATCTCCATTCCTGATACGGCAAAAAAAATTCAAGACAACACGAGGCAGGCATTGAAAAATATGACGGCACTCGAAATTAAGGAAATTAATGTCCACATTGTTGGGGTTCAAATGGAAGGTAAAGAAGAAGAATTTGAAGTTGAAGAAGTTTAA
- a CDS encoding TlyA family RNA methyltransferase yields MMSKKVRLDLLLVERGLIETREKAKRTIMAGLVYEQNICLDKPGQKVNEDIDITVKGRAIPYVSRGGLKLEKALRTFSLDLKGKTMIDIGSSTGGFTDCGLQNGVRLSYAIDVGYNQLDWRLRNHPQVIVMERTNFRYVIPDDLTEGQPNFASIDVSFISLRIILPVLATLLAAKSDVVALIKPQFEAGREQVGKKGIVKDPAIHKQVIEQILTFSTDLGFIVKNLTYSPITGGDGNIEFLVHLYWSGEKEGKREPDVEMNTIVHEAHEAHHKG; encoded by the coding sequence ATTATGAGCAAAAAGGTACGTTTAGATTTATTGTTAGTCGAGCGCGGACTTATTGAGACGAGAGAAAAGGCGAAGCGAACCATTATGGCGGGCCTGGTTTATGAACAAAATATATGTCTTGATAAACCTGGGCAAAAGGTGAATGAAGACATTGACATAACGGTAAAAGGACGAGCTATTCCGTATGTCAGCAGAGGCGGATTAAAACTGGAGAAAGCCCTCCGAACCTTTTCCTTAGATTTAAAGGGTAAAACGATGATTGATATCGGATCATCGACAGGAGGTTTTACTGACTGCGGTCTGCAAAATGGTGTTCGCTTAAGTTACGCGATTGATGTCGGTTACAATCAACTCGACTGGCGGCTTAGAAACCATCCCCAAGTGATCGTTATGGAACGGACGAATTTTCGCTATGTTATACCAGATGACCTTACAGAAGGACAGCCGAATTTCGCCTCCATCGATGTTTCGTTTATTTCGCTGCGGATAATTCTTCCGGTTTTAGCTACATTACTAGCAGCAAAGAGTGACGTTGTTGCCTTGATTAAACCACAATTTGAAGCGGGGCGAGAACAAGTAGGCAAAAAAGGAATTGTAAAGGATCCTGCTATCCATAAACAAGTGATTGAACAAATCCTTACTTTTTCTACTGACCTTGGCTTTATCGTTAAGAATTTAACGTATTCTCCAATAACAGGGGGGGACGGAAATATTGAGTTTCTTGTTCACCTATATTGGTCTGGCGAAAAAGAAGGAAAAAGGGAGCCTGATGTCGAAATGAATACAATCGTGCATGAAGCACATGAAGCACATCATAAAGGGTAA
- the xseA gene encoding exodeoxyribonuclease VII large subunit, with product MNDRYLTVSALTKYIKRKLSHDPHLKEVWLRGEISNFKLHTRGHMYLSIKDDKSRIQAVMFAGNNRKLKFAPENGMNVLIRGEINVYEPMGNYQLYIQDMQPDGIGALYLAFEQLKEKLQREGLFDGSLKKELPSYPEHIGVITSQTGAAVRDILTTIKRRYPIVKVSIIPVLVQGNSAAVSVDKAIRYANEQLDCDVLIVGRGGGSIEDLWSFNEEIVARAIHSSLIPIISAVGHETDTTISDFVADVRAATPTGAAEIAVPSLKELSEQLRLTTQRLTRAVTVKQAEANEQLIRLRKSYAFKYPEQLMKQKEQDLDRVLEQLSKGIHDLQRKKTDRLTHINKRLNQQHPASDVQVSRKQLIKQTKQLAGNFDMQLRIKKDQFHTVLDKLTLLNPLDIMKRGYAIPYRQGGSVLKSVNQTETGDRLTVKVQDGQFHCTVNEIEEDES from the coding sequence GTGAATGATCGATATTTAACAGTTTCAGCCTTAACTAAATATATCAAACGAAAACTTTCTCACGATCCTCATCTCAAGGAAGTATGGCTAAGAGGGGAAATATCTAATTTCAAGCTTCATACCCGCGGTCATATGTATTTATCGATCAAGGACGACAAGTCTCGAATTCAAGCAGTTATGTTTGCCGGAAATAACCGCAAACTGAAATTTGCTCCGGAGAATGGGATGAATGTATTAATACGTGGTGAAATCAATGTATATGAACCTATGGGGAATTATCAGTTGTACATCCAGGACATGCAGCCAGATGGGATCGGGGCACTGTATCTGGCCTTTGAACAATTGAAGGAAAAGCTTCAAAGGGAGGGGTTGTTTGACGGTTCATTAAAGAAAGAACTGCCGAGCTATCCTGAACACATAGGTGTAATCACTTCGCAAACAGGAGCGGCTGTCCGGGATATATTAACGACAATTAAGCGTCGGTACCCAATTGTCAAAGTTTCCATTATTCCTGTACTCGTTCAAGGGAACTCAGCAGCCGTTTCCGTAGATAAAGCGATTCGATATGCTAACGAACAGTTGGATTGTGATGTTTTAATTGTAGGTCGTGGCGGTGGATCGATAGAGGATTTATGGTCTTTTAACGAAGAGATCGTGGCACGTGCCATTCATTCGTCACTCATTCCGATAATCTCTGCGGTGGGTCATGAAACCGATACAACGATTAGTGATTTTGTTGCCGATGTAAGGGCTGCAACGCCCACAGGTGCAGCCGAAATTGCTGTTCCATCATTGAAGGAACTTTCAGAACAGCTTAGATTGACAACACAGCGCCTTACACGTGCTGTAACAGTAAAGCAGGCAGAGGCAAATGAACAACTTATACGCTTAAGAAAATCATATGCATTTAAGTATCCCGAGCAGCTAATGAAGCAAAAAGAGCAAGATCTTGACCGGGTTCTTGAGCAGCTCTCCAAAGGGATACACGATCTCCAAAGGAAAAAAACAGATCGGTTAACACACATTAACAAGCGCCTCAATCAACAGCATCCTGCTTCCGATGTACAAGTGAGCCGAAAGCAACTGATTAAACAAACAAAACAGCTGGCAGGTAATTTTGACATGCAACTCCGGATTAAAAAGGATCAATTTCATACTGTATTGGACAAGCTTACATTATTAAATCCTTTAGACATCATGAAAAGAGGCTATGCTATTCCTTATAGACAGGGAGGCAGTGTGCTGAAAAGTGTTAATCAAACAGAAACCGGTGATCGGTTAACAGTAAAAGTACAGGATGGTCAGTTTCACTGTACTGTCAATGAAATTGAGGAGGATGAATCATGA
- a CDS encoding polyprenyl synthetase family protein, protein MDSFKKYLIDYQQIINEKLFTYVREYTDPGRLQEAMLYSIEAGGKRIRPVLLLSTMDALGAQHNRGYSVACALEMVHTYSLIHDDLPAMDDDDTRRGQATNHKAFDEATAILAGDALLTLSFQVITEDPSLTDEEKVYLVRELSKASGGTGMVAGQMEDMLSESKQISIDALKSIHVNKTGQLLSFAITAGAYLSHPAEKSLQELTKMANVLGLIFQIQDDILDITGDAGAIGKPVGSDEGNSKSTYPKILGLQGAIKEKEQYTDIALQSLKRAGVNATSLSRLIDYLSSRDR, encoded by the coding sequence GTGGACTCTTTCAAGAAGTATTTAATCGATTACCAGCAGATTATAAACGAGAAGCTGTTTACGTATGTGAGGGAGTATACAGATCCTGGAAGACTTCAAGAAGCCATGCTGTACTCTATTGAAGCCGGCGGAAAACGAATACGGCCGGTTCTTCTTCTTTCTACAATGGATGCACTTGGAGCTCAACATAACCGTGGTTATTCCGTGGCTTGTGCTTTAGAGATGGTTCATACATACTCACTTATTCATGACGACCTCCCGGCAATGGATGATGATGATACCAGGCGCGGACAAGCTACGAACCATAAAGCTTTTGACGAAGCAACGGCAATTCTAGCCGGTGATGCACTCCTTACCTTGAGTTTTCAAGTGATTACTGAGGATCCAAGTCTTACTGATGAAGAAAAAGTTTATCTAGTCCGTGAGCTGTCGAAAGCTAGCGGCGGTACCGGAATGGTAGCAGGGCAAATGGAAGATATGTTAAGTGAGAGTAAACAAATTTCAATTGATGCATTAAAATCAATCCATGTAAATAAAACAGGACAGCTGCTGTCTTTTGCCATTACAGCTGGTGCCTATTTGAGTCACCCAGCTGAGAAGTCACTTCAAGAACTAACAAAAATGGCTAATGTTCTTGGGCTCATCTTTCAAATACAAGATGACATCTTAGACATTACCGGAGATGCTGGTGCAATTGGAAAACCAGTCGGTAGTGATGAAGGCAATTCGAAAAGCACCTATCCTAAAATATTAGGTTTGCAAGGGGCAATTAAAGAAAAAGAGCAGTATACAGACATTGCTTTACAATCACTCAAACGGGCAGGCGTGAATGCCACATCATTATCCAGATTAATTGACTACTTAAGCTCACGGGATCGCTAA
- the spoIIIAG gene encoding stage III sporulation protein AG: MSKWWDKLFKPLSSKDGQKINKPKYFIIVGLIGVLFLIMSNFFQTSTNEPPPRQETVQEPTSKKQDTSAVSIGQLEVEYEKQLAPLLENIKGVSEVELMINLAATKEKVFDKNLIISKQTTQETDTNGGEREIEDYSKEQQLVLVRQGDREVPLLIKTEKPEVRGVFVTAKGVDQMTVKGWVVEAVSRVLDVPSHRVSVLPKS, encoded by the coding sequence ATGAGTAAATGGTGGGATAAGCTGTTCAAGCCTCTTTCTTCAAAAGACGGCCAAAAAATAAATAAGCCGAAATATTTTATCATCGTTGGCTTAATTGGCGTGCTATTCCTTATTATGAGCAATTTTTTTCAAACATCGACCAATGAGCCCCCTCCACGACAAGAGACTGTCCAAGAGCCAACGAGTAAAAAACAGGATACCTCTGCGGTCTCCATTGGTCAGCTGGAGGTTGAATATGAAAAACAGCTCGCACCTCTTCTTGAAAATATAAAGGGGGTCAGTGAAGTAGAGCTTATGATTAATCTAGCTGCCACTAAAGAAAAAGTGTTCGATAAAAATTTAATTATATCTAAGCAGACAACACAGGAGACTGATACGAATGGGGGAGAGCGAGAAATTGAGGATTATTCTAAGGAACAGCAGCTAGTTCTTGTACGTCAAGGTGATCGGGAGGTTCCGCTTTTAATTAAAACGGAGAAGCCTGAGGTAAGAGGGGTTTTTGTAACAGCGAAAGGCGTAGACCAGATGACAGTGAAGGGATGGGTGGTTGAAGCTGTTTCAAGAGTGTTGGATGTACCTAGTCATAGAGTTTCCGTTTTGCCTAAATCATAG
- a CDS encoding SpoIIIAH-like family protein yields MVKKQTVWLLTMLSLLIVLSVYYMTSPDNGEMAFIQDTELEQAASEGEMNGENADDTVISQVSTDELFAAVRLEMKNKRDKMEEQLNAVMASTTATIQEKAEATEKLDSLQDKRSKEAILEKTISAGVPYEDVLVRAEENTVHVTVKANELSKSQTREIMQMVSDEFGDIPVDVKFQPTK; encoded by the coding sequence TTGGTAAAAAAACAAACAGTTTGGTTGTTAACGATGTTAAGCTTGCTTATTGTTCTAAGTGTGTATTACATGACGTCACCTGATAATGGAGAAATGGCATTTATTCAAGATACTGAATTAGAACAAGCAGCGAGTGAAGGGGAAATGAATGGTGAAAATGCTGATGATACAGTAATTTCACAAGTGTCAACAGACGAACTTTTTGCAGCCGTTCGCCTAGAAATGAAAAATAAACGAGATAAAATGGAAGAGCAGTTAAATGCCGTGATGGCTTCCACAACAGCAACCATTCAAGAAAAGGCTGAAGCAACGGAAAAATTAGACTCATTACAAGATAAAAGGTCGAAAGAAGCGATACTTGAAAAGACAATTAGCGCAGGCGTGCCTTATGAAGACGTCTTAGTAAGGGCCGAAGAAAATACGGTTCACGTAACAGTAAAAGCAAACGAATTATCAAAATCTCAGACACGTGAAATTATGCAGATGGTCTCAGATGAATTTGGCGACATCCCCGTTGATGTCAAATTCCAACCTACGAAATAA
- the spoIIIAF gene encoding stage III sporulation protein AF, giving the protein MSAFTQWITQIVLFLLLAMVADALLPTGSMKKYARLVMSILLLLVLLGPLLRVLQVDPNTLLQSAENQLDNRANSEQLTEKIESKKKEIMRGQDAYTLQQVTESITNKVEEPLQDQFDLSLENVDMEFSGTPHRWDSLDKLVLSIASKPGEGAVDEVTISVAEEEETSNRKLTGRFNKWQPIC; this is encoded by the coding sequence ATGTCAGCATTTACACAATGGATCACACAAATTGTATTATTTTTGCTGCTAGCAATGGTGGCAGATGCCCTCCTACCTACAGGATCAATGAAAAAATATGCAAGGTTAGTGATGTCCATTTTGTTGCTCTTAGTTTTACTCGGTCCATTGTTAAGGGTTCTCCAGGTCGACCCGAACACTTTGTTACAATCAGCAGAAAATCAACTTGACAACCGTGCAAATTCGGAACAACTAACCGAGAAAATTGAGTCAAAGAAAAAAGAAATAATGCGTGGACAAGATGCATATACATTACAACAAGTTACAGAATCCATCACGAACAAAGTGGAGGAGCCTCTTCAAGATCAGTTCGATCTATCTCTAGAAAATGTAGACATGGAGTTTTCCGGGACACCGCATAGGTGGGATTCATTGGACAAGCTGGTTCTCTCTATTGCTTCTAAACCAGGAGAAGGGGCGGTAGATGAGGTAACCATTTCAGTTGCTGAAGAGGAAGAGACATCGAACCGAAAGCTTACAGGGAGGTTCAACAAATGGCAGCCGATTTGTTAG
- the accB gene encoding acetyl-CoA carboxylase biotin carboxyl carrier protein encodes MLKVQEIRELIKLIDESHIDEFSYETNGTKVSMKKNGGQIITETPTETKPATPQKPQPVQEEELKPQEEVVEKKDQETAAEQSSNYDQEITSPMVGTFYQSPSPDQGAYVQVGDQVKQDSVVCIVEAMKLFNEIEAEVSGEVVEILVKDGELVEYGQPMFRVKTV; translated from the coding sequence ATGTTAAAGGTGCAAGAAATACGTGAGCTTATTAAGCTGATTGATGAATCCCATATTGACGAGTTCAGCTATGAGACGAATGGGACGAAAGTGTCTATGAAGAAGAACGGTGGTCAGATTATTACGGAAACACCAACTGAAACTAAGCCAGCAACTCCTCAAAAACCGCAGCCTGTACAGGAAGAGGAGCTGAAACCGCAGGAAGAAGTTGTTGAAAAGAAAGACCAGGAGACAGCAGCTGAGCAAAGCTCAAATTATGATCAAGAGATCACATCCCCGATGGTCGGGACCTTCTATCAATCACCTTCCCCTGATCAAGGTGCATATGTACAAGTAGGCGACCAAGTGAAACAGGATTCAGTTGTCTGTATTGTGGAAGCGATGAAGTTATTTAATGAAATTGAAGCGGAAGTTTCAGGAGAGGTCGTAGAAATCCTTGTTAAAGACGGCGAGCTTGTGGAATACGGCCAGCCGATGTTCCGCGTGAAAACTGTATAA